Below is a genomic region from Candidatus Binatota bacterium.
CAAAAGGATCTGACTTCAGAATACGACGCGACGACTGGTCGCGCTGCGAATTCGTGACCAACGAGCTGAACCTTGAGCCGCCGGCGGGTGGCGTGCTGTTTCGCGTGGATCGCTTCGCGTTGACCGCCAACAACATCACCTACGCGGTGGCCGG
It encodes:
- a CDS encoding DUF2855 family protein, whose protein sequence is MGGITKGSDFRIRRDDWSRCEFVTNELNLEPPAGGVLFRVDRFALTANNITYAVAGDMLDYWGFFPADEGWGRIPVMGFADVLASSHPAVAVGERVFG